In the genome of Mytilus edulis chromosome 3, xbMytEdul2.2, whole genome shotgun sequence, one region contains:
- the LOC139516884 gene encoding rho-related GTP-binding protein RhoJ-like, translated as MKMKMEQNCIQCVIVGDGMVGKSHLAKCFVGQSLQEDYIATVFENYAGTLAVAGSKYTIGIFDSAGQQDYTNLRAFSYRDSDVFILCYNIADRESFKNIKSFWIPEIKQYNVKKRPIILVATQSDSRHLYEDSVTCEEGVELAKDIGAECLIETSAITREGTTETFERVVMSALKHKKKKYKIFQRLFKK; from the exons atgaaaatgaaaatggaacAAAATTGTATACAATGTGTTATAGTTGGAGATGGAATGGTGGGGAAATCACATTTAGCAAAATGTTTTGTTGGACAATCTTTACAAGAGGATTATATTGCTACAGTTTTTGAAAATTATGCAG GAACACTAGCAGTTGCCGGCAGTAAATATACAATTGGTATTTTTGATTCAGCTGGACAA CAAGATTATACAAATCTTCGCGCCTTTAGCTACAGAGACAGCGATGTGTTCATACTGTGCTACAACATAGCCGATAGAGaatcttttaaaaacattaaatctTTTTGGATACCAGAAATTAAACAGTACAACGTGAAGAAAAGGCCTATTATATTAGTGGCTACTCAAAGTGACTCTCGTCATCTTTATGAAGACTCTGTAACTTGTGAGGAAGGTGTTGAATTAGCCAAAGACATTGGAGCAGAATGTTTGATAGAAACATCAGCCATTACAAGAGAAGGTACAACGGAAACCTTTGAAAGGGTTGTGATGTCAGCgttaaaacataaaaagaaaaagtacaaaatattcCAGAGACTTTTTAAGAAGTAA